The following are encoded together in the Streptomyces tsukubensis genome:
- a CDS encoding formimidoylglutamate deiminase, whose protein sequence is MTYWLEHAWLSTHVEPGVTVETEDGRITEVRTAAETGTETPPPGATVLRGLTLPGLANTHSHAFHRALRSRVQVGSGTFWTWRESMYQVAARLTPDTYHALARAVYAEMALAGITCVGEFHYVHHAQDGTPYDDPNAMGEALIAAASDAGIRITLLDTAYLSSGFGAAPDRHQLRFSDGDADTWGRRAALLKDTSHARIGAAVHSVRAVPADQLSTVAGWAAERGAPLHVHLSEQTAENEGCLAAHGRTPTQLLSDHGVLGPRTTGVHNTHLTDEDIALLGTSGTGTCMCPTTERDLADGIGPAARLQAAGSPLSLGSDSHAVIDPFEEARAMELNERLRTRTRGHWTAAALLRAATESGRAALGWDDAGTIERGALADLTTIDLDSVRTTGQPARLGAETAVFAATASDVRHTVVGGRHVVRDGKHALVDHPAAELAAAIGALRA, encoded by the coding sequence ATGACCTACTGGCTGGAGCACGCCTGGCTCTCCACCCACGTGGAGCCCGGCGTGACGGTCGAGACCGAGGACGGCAGGATCACCGAGGTCCGCACAGCGGCGGAGACCGGCACGGAGACACCTCCGCCCGGCGCCACCGTGCTGCGCGGCCTGACCCTGCCCGGCCTCGCCAACACCCACTCGCACGCCTTCCACCGCGCCCTGCGCTCCCGCGTCCAGGTGGGCAGCGGCACCTTCTGGACGTGGCGCGAGTCCATGTACCAGGTGGCCGCGCGGCTCACCCCCGACACGTACCACGCGCTGGCCCGCGCCGTGTACGCCGAGATGGCGCTCGCGGGCATCACCTGCGTCGGCGAGTTCCACTACGTCCACCACGCGCAGGACGGCACTCCCTACGACGACCCGAACGCCATGGGGGAGGCGCTCATCGCGGCGGCCTCCGACGCCGGTATCCGCATCACCCTGCTCGACACCGCGTATCTGTCCTCCGGGTTCGGGGCGGCCCCCGACCGCCACCAACTCCGCTTCTCCGACGGCGACGCGGACACCTGGGGGCGGCGGGCCGCACTCCTCAAGGACACGAGCCACGCACGGATCGGCGCGGCCGTGCACTCCGTGCGCGCGGTCCCCGCCGACCAGCTCTCCACGGTCGCCGGGTGGGCCGCGGAGCGCGGGGCTCCGCTCCATGTCCACCTCTCCGAGCAGACGGCCGAGAACGAGGGCTGCCTCGCCGCCCACGGCCGCACCCCGACGCAGCTCCTCTCCGACCACGGCGTACTGGGACCGCGCACCACCGGCGTCCACAACACGCACCTCACGGACGAGGACATCGCGCTGCTCGGCACCTCGGGTACGGGCACCTGCATGTGCCCCACCACCGAACGCGACCTGGCCGACGGGATCGGGCCCGCCGCCCGACTCCAGGCGGCGGGCAGCCCCCTGTCGCTCGGCAGTGACAGCCACGCCGTCATCGACCCGTTCGAGGAGGCGCGCGCCATGGAGCTGAACGAGCGCCTGCGCACCCGCACCCGAGGCCACTGGACGGCGGCGGCGCTGCTGCGCGCCGCCACCGAGAGCGGCCGGGCGGCGCTCGGCTGGGACGACGCGGGCACCATCGAACGCGGCGCGCTCGCCGACCTCACCACCATCGACCTCGACTCGGTACGCACCACGGGCCAGCCCGCCAGGCTCGGCGCGGAGACCGCGGTCTTCGCCGCCACCGCCTCCGACGTGCGCCACACGGTGGTCGGCGGCCGCCACGTCGTACGCGACGGGAAGCACGCGCTGGTGGACCACCCGGCGGCCGAACTGGCGGCGGCCATCGGGGCACTGCGCGCATGA
- a CDS encoding allantoate amidohydrolase encodes MWAELLPIGRDAGSGGYRRSAWTGADADCRDWFEAQATARGLTHETDRNGNQWAWLGDPTAGDAVVTGSHLDSVPDGGAFDGPLGVISSFAALDELRHRGVEFGRPLAITNFVDEEGARFGLACVGSRLAAGQLTREQAYELKDADGVSLPQAMERAGHDPENIGADPDRLGRIGAFVELHVEQGRALDLSGDRVGIASAIWPHGRWRFDFHGEANHAGTTRLEDRRDPMLPYARTVLAARERARLAGAVATFGKISVEPNGVNAIPSLVRGWLDSRAPDQETLDTVVTAIEQAAEEAARSDGVDLTVVRESFTPVVEFGHALRDEMARLLGVAGHGEGTGRRIPVLGTGAGHDAGILSASVPTAMLFVRNPTGVSHSPEEHAAEDDCLAGVTALADVLEGLACK; translated from the coding sequence ATGTGGGCCGAGCTGCTGCCGATCGGCCGCGACGCGGGCTCGGGCGGCTACCGGCGCAGCGCCTGGACCGGCGCCGACGCAGACTGCCGAGACTGGTTCGAGGCACAGGCCACCGCGCGGGGGCTCACCCACGAGACCGACCGCAACGGCAACCAGTGGGCCTGGCTCGGTGACCCGACAGCGGGCGACGCCGTCGTCACCGGCTCCCACCTGGACTCCGTCCCCGACGGCGGCGCCTTTGACGGGCCGCTCGGAGTGATCTCCTCCTTCGCCGCGCTCGACGAACTCCGCCACCGGGGAGTGGAGTTCGGCCGGCCCCTGGCCATCACCAACTTCGTGGACGAGGAGGGGGCCCGCTTCGGCCTCGCCTGCGTGGGCTCCCGCCTCGCCGCGGGACAGCTCACCCGCGAGCAGGCGTACGAGCTGAAGGACGCGGACGGCGTCAGCCTGCCGCAGGCCATGGAGCGGGCCGGGCACGACCCGGAGAACATCGGCGCCGACCCCGACAGGCTCGGCAGGATCGGCGCCTTCGTGGAACTGCACGTCGAACAGGGCAGGGCCCTCGACCTGAGTGGCGACCGGGTCGGCATCGCCAGCGCCATCTGGCCGCACGGCCGCTGGCGCTTCGACTTCCACGGCGAGGCCAACCACGCGGGCACCACCCGGCTGGAGGACCGCCGCGATCCGATGCTGCCCTACGCGCGAACCGTCCTCGCCGCCCGCGAACGAGCACGCCTCGCCGGGGCCGTCGCCACCTTCGGCAAGATCTCCGTCGAGCCGAACGGCGTCAACGCCATCCCCTCACTCGTACGGGGCTGGCTCGACTCCCGCGCGCCCGACCAGGAGACCCTGGACACGGTGGTCACCGCCATCGAACAGGCAGCCGAGGAGGCGGCGCGGAGCGACGGCGTCGACCTGACGGTCGTACGGGAGTCGTTCACCCCCGTCGTCGAGTTCGGGCACGCCCTGCGCGACGAGATGGCCAGGCTGCTCGGTGTCGCGGGACACGGCGAGGGGACCGGGCGGCGGATCCCCGTCCTCGGCACGGGCGCCGGACACGACGCGGGCATTCTGTCCGCCTCCGTTCCGACCGCCATGCTGTTCGTACGGAACCCCACCGGCGTCTCGCACTCGCCCGAGGAACACGCGGCCGAGGACGACTGCCTGGCCGGGGTCACCGCACTGGCCGACGTACTGGAGGGCTTGGCGTGCAAATGA
- the hutU gene encoding urocanate hydratase: MSGPRPVRAPRGSELSALGWQQEAALRMLQNNLDPEVAEHPDKLVVYGGTGKAARDWRSFDAMVRTLRTLKQDETMLVQSGRPVGVMQTHEWAPRVLLANSNLVGDWANWEEFRRLEQLGLTMYGQMTAGSWIYIGTQGILQGTYETFAAVAAKRFNGTLAGTITLTAGLGGMGGAQPLAVTMNDGVAICIDCDPRAIDRRIEHAYLDVKADSLQHALQLATEARDARRPLSIGLLGNAAELLPRMLAEGAPIDIVTDQTSAHDPLSYLPIGIDFADMATYAAEKPADFTTRSRESMAKHVEAMVGFMDAGAEVFDYGNSIRGEAQLVGYDRAFAFPGFVPAYIRPLFCEGKGPFRWAALSGEASDIHKTDKAILDLFPQNESLRRWIKLAGERVHFQGLPARICWLGQGERDKAGERFNDMVASGELAAPLVIGRDHLDTGSVASPYRETEAMLDGSDAIADWPLLNAMVNVASGASWVSIHHGGGVGMGRSIHAGQVSVADGTKLAGEKIRRVLTNDPGMGVIRHVDAGYDIAATTADEQGVRIPMREGEDR, translated from the coding sequence ATGTCAGGACCCCGCCCCGTACGAGCCCCGCGGGGCAGCGAACTGAGCGCCCTGGGGTGGCAGCAGGAAGCCGCGCTGCGGATGCTCCAGAACAACCTCGACCCCGAGGTCGCCGAGCACCCCGACAAGCTCGTCGTCTACGGCGGCACCGGCAAGGCGGCCCGCGACTGGCGCTCCTTCGACGCCATGGTCCGTACGCTGCGCACGCTCAAGCAGGACGAGACGATGCTCGTCCAGTCCGGGCGGCCCGTCGGTGTCATGCAGACCCACGAGTGGGCCCCGCGCGTACTCCTCGCCAACTCCAACCTGGTGGGCGACTGGGCCAACTGGGAGGAGTTCCGCCGCCTCGAACAGCTCGGCCTGACCATGTACGGCCAGATGACCGCCGGGTCCTGGATCTACATCGGCACCCAGGGCATCCTCCAGGGCACCTACGAGACGTTCGCCGCCGTCGCCGCCAAGCGGTTCAACGGCACGCTGGCGGGGACGATCACCCTCACCGCGGGGCTCGGCGGCATGGGCGGCGCCCAGCCGCTGGCCGTGACGATGAACGACGGCGTCGCGATCTGTATCGACTGCGACCCGCGCGCCATCGACCGCCGCATCGAACACGCCTACCTCGACGTCAAGGCCGACTCGCTCCAGCACGCGCTCCAGCTCGCCACCGAGGCCCGCGACGCCCGCCGTCCGCTCTCCATCGGCCTGCTCGGCAACGCGGCGGAGCTGCTGCCGCGGATGCTGGCCGAGGGCGCGCCCATCGACATCGTCACCGACCAGACCAGCGCCCACGACCCGCTCTCCTACCTCCCCATCGGCATCGACTTCGCCGACATGGCGACGTACGCGGCCGAGAAGCCCGCCGACTTCACCACGCGCTCCCGCGAATCGATGGCCAAGCACGTCGAAGCGATGGTCGGCTTCATGGACGCGGGCGCCGAGGTCTTCGACTACGGCAACAGCATCCGGGGCGAGGCCCAGCTCGTCGGCTACGACCGCGCCTTCGCCTTCCCCGGCTTCGTCCCCGCCTACATCAGGCCGCTGTTCTGCGAGGGCAAGGGCCCGTTCCGGTGGGCGGCGCTCTCCGGCGAGGCGTCCGACATCCACAAGACGGACAAGGCGATCCTCGACCTCTTCCCGCAGAACGAGTCGCTGCGCCGCTGGATCAAACTGGCAGGCGAGCGCGTCCACTTCCAGGGCCTGCCCGCCCGTATCTGCTGGCTCGGACAGGGCGAGCGCGACAAGGCGGGCGAGCGCTTCAACGACATGGTGGCCTCGGGCGAACTGGCCGCGCCCCTGGTCATCGGCCGCGACCACCTCGACACCGGCTCCGTGGCCTCCCCCTACCGGGAGACCGAGGCCATGCTCGACGGCTCCGACGCCATCGCCGACTGGCCGCTGCTCAACGCCATGGTCAACGTGGCCTCCGGCGCCTCCTGGGTCTCCATCCACCACGGCGGCGGCGTCGGCATGGGCCGCTCCATCCACGCGGGCCAGGTCTCCGTCGCCGACGGCACGAAGCTCGCGGGCGAGAAGATCCGCCGGGTGCTCACCAACGACCCGGGCATGGGCGTCATCAGGCACGTCGACGCCGGATACGACATCGCCGCGACCACCGCGGACGAGCAGGGCGTCAGGATCCCGATGCGTGAGGGCGAGGACCGTTGA
- a CDS encoding type III PLP-dependent enzyme domain-containing protein produces the protein MAEERGNGTPTGAVPAGGGAGTGAGAGAAPASTGAGTGAGAAPAGTEPASVAGARAAARRDLAVRAAVAQGVVGQDTPVVGLLDVTGIRRSAAALRSAFASVVPSGTPVLHTFAVKATPLVPVLRLLYEDGIGAEVASPGELALARAAGVRPAQTVLDSPAKTSAELREALAVGIAVNIDNPQELDRIDALVGSAPTTSPIGVRVNPQVGAGTIGALSTAAATSKFGVALRDPGAREWLVRAFLARPWLTRLHVHSGSQGMSLPQLAEGVGAVHELAEAINAEAGRPQIDTVDIGGGLPVDFHSDEELPTHAEYARLLKETVPALFDGRYGLVTEFGRSLLAKHGTVLARVEYAKSSGARSIAVTHAGVQVAARTVYAPEAWPLRISAYDASGRPRTGPEVEQDIAGPACFAGDLLAARRSLPLLEQGDWVAALDTGAYFFAHHYTYNSLARPGVHGFVAGTEGVRFATVRAPQRLEDIVAESGGAHTRALTDEL, from the coding sequence ATGGCTGAGGAACGCGGAAACGGAACGCCCACGGGTGCGGTGCCCGCGGGCGGTGGCGCGGGTACGGGCGCGGGAGCGGGAGCGGCGCCCGCGAGCACGGGTGCGGGCACGGGTGCGGGGGCGGCCCCCGCGGGCACGGAACCGGCGAGCGTCGCCGGGGCGCGCGCCGCAGCGAGACGCGATCTGGCCGTCCGCGCCGCCGTCGCACAGGGCGTGGTCGGGCAGGACACCCCCGTCGTCGGGCTGCTGGACGTCACCGGCATCCGGCGCTCCGCCGCCGCGCTGCGCTCCGCGTTCGCCTCGGTCGTCCCCTCGGGCACGCCGGTCCTGCACACCTTCGCGGTGAAGGCGACCCCTCTCGTACCGGTGCTGCGGCTGCTGTACGAGGACGGCATCGGCGCCGAGGTGGCGAGCCCCGGAGAGCTGGCGCTGGCCAGAGCGGCCGGCGTGCGCCCGGCGCAGACGGTCCTCGACTCGCCCGCCAAGACCTCCGCCGAGCTGCGCGAAGCGCTCGCCGTCGGTATCGCGGTCAACATCGACAACCCGCAGGAACTCGACAGGATCGACGCCCTTGTCGGCTCCGCGCCCACCACCTCGCCCATCGGGGTACGCGTCAATCCGCAGGTCGGCGCGGGCACCATCGGCGCACTGTCGACAGCCGCGGCCACCTCCAAGTTCGGGGTGGCGCTGCGCGACCCGGGCGCCCGCGAGTGGCTGGTGCGGGCCTTCCTCGCCCGCCCCTGGCTGACCAGGCTCCACGTCCACTCGGGCTCCCAGGGAATGTCACTTCCGCAGCTCGCCGAGGGGGTCGGGGCCGTCCACGAACTGGCCGAGGCGATCAACGCGGAGGCGGGCCGGCCACAGATCGACACGGTCGACATCGGTGGCGGGCTGCCCGTCGACTTCCACTCCGACGAGGAACTGCCCACCCACGCCGAGTACGCCAGGCTGCTGAAGGAGACGGTCCCCGCGCTCTTCGACGGGCGCTACGGGCTCGTCACCGAGTTCGGCAGGTCCCTGCTGGCGAAACACGGCACGGTGCTCGCCAGGGTCGAGTACGCGAAGTCCTCCGGCGCCAGGTCCATCGCGGTGACCCACGCGGGCGTCCAGGTGGCGGCCCGTACGGTCTACGCGCCCGAGGCGTGGCCGCTGCGCATCAGCGCCTACGACGCTTCAGGCCGCCCAAGGACGGGGCCCGAGGTGGAACAGGACATCGCGGGACCCGCCTGCTTCGCGGGCGACCTGCTCGCCGCCCGGCGGTCACTCCCCCTGCTCGAACAGGGCGACTGGGTGGCGGCGCTCGACACGGGCGCCTACTTCTTCGCCCACCACTACACGTACAACAGCCTCGCGAGGCCCGGCGTCCACGGATTCGTGGCGGGCACGGAGGGGGTACGGTTCGCGACGGTACGGGCCCCGCAGCGGCTGGAGGACATCGTCGCGGAGTCGGGGGGCGCTCATACGCGGGCGCTGACGGACGAGCTGTGA
- a CDS encoding roadblock/LC7 domain-containing protein, with translation MSAEADVLNELRRLRARVPQLDGALAASTDGLVLAQDTAAVEAEALAALTAAALGVALRMAEATGRGAFRELLVRGDHGYVATYAAGSSAVLTLLAGERVSVGRLHLEGRRSGARIGEIVDRALRRAEPGEPQREPRAQRPSRAEAPRNGPADPAGHGKDVAHSWPTPKRP, from the coding sequence ATGTCGGCGGAGGCGGACGTCCTCAACGAACTGCGCAGGCTGCGCGCCCGGGTGCCCCAGCTCGACGGGGCCCTCGCGGCCAGTACGGACGGTCTCGTACTGGCCCAGGACACGGCCGCCGTCGAGGCGGAAGCGCTCGCCGCGCTGACCGCCGCCGCGCTCGGCGTCGCACTGCGGATGGCGGAGGCCACCGGCCGGGGCGCCTTCCGCGAACTGCTCGTCCGCGGCGACCACGGCTATGTCGCCACCTACGCGGCGGGCTCCTCGGCCGTACTCACCCTGCTGGCCGGGGAGCGCGTCAGCGTCGGCCGACTCCATCTGGAGGGGCGCCGCTCAGGAGCGCGTATCGGCGAGATCGTCGACCGCGCCCTGCGGCGCGCCGAACCCGGGGAACCGCAGAGAGAACCACGCGCGCAGAGGCCCTCGCGCGCAGAGGCACCGAGAAACGGCCCGGCCGACCCGGCCGGCCACGGAAAGGATGTAGCGCACTCATGGCCAACACCGAAGCGTCCCTGA
- a CDS encoding MurR/RpiR family transcriptional regulator: MSDSAAGRLQALFEGHRLTPTQRRIAHCMVRKAGDVPFLSSVELAELAGVSQPSVTRFAVALGFDGYPALRRHLREVAPPETPVGTTARNEYQQAVEGELENLRRLAELLADPAPVEEAGRLLAASKPLLVLGLRAAASQAYGFSYFAAKVHPDVRLLDEGGTMLTDRIDSAVRAGATTLLCFALPRHPREVVDALALARSRGLTVVTVADSAFAPVAAHSDLLIPAAVGTGLAFDTACGPMLLGRVLLEAMCDSLPAAQERLDAFDVEAAERGLFVE, encoded by the coding sequence ATGAGCGACAGTGCGGCCGGCCGGCTCCAGGCACTGTTCGAAGGGCACCGGCTGACGCCGACCCAGCGGCGCATCGCGCACTGCATGGTGCGCAAGGCCGGGGACGTGCCGTTCCTCTCCAGCGTCGAACTGGCCGAACTCGCGGGCGTCAGCCAGCCGTCGGTCACCCGCTTCGCCGTCGCCCTCGGCTTCGACGGCTACCCGGCGCTGCGCAGGCACCTGCGCGAGGTCGCGCCCCCCGAGACCCCGGTCGGCACCACCGCCCGCAACGAGTACCAGCAGGCCGTCGAGGGCGAGTTGGAGAACCTGCGCAGACTCGCCGAACTCCTCGCCGACCCGGCCCCCGTCGAGGAGGCGGGCCGGCTGCTCGCCGCCTCCAAGCCGCTGCTCGTCCTGGGGCTGCGCGCCGCCGCCTCGCAGGCGTACGGCTTCTCCTACTTCGCCGCCAAGGTCCACCCCGATGTCAGGCTGCTCGACGAGGGCGGCACGATGCTCACCGACCGGATCGACTCGGCCGTGCGCGCCGGAGCCACCACCCTGCTCTGCTTCGCGCTGCCCAGGCACCCGCGCGAGGTGGTCGACGCCCTCGCGCTCGCCCGCAGCCGAGGACTGACGGTGGTCACCGTCGCGGACTCGGCGTTCGCGCCCGTCGCCGCCCACTCCGACCTGTTGATCCCGGCGGCGGTCGGCACCGGCCTCGCCTTCGACACGGCCTGCGGCCCGATGCTGCTCGGCCGAGTGCTGCTTGAGGCGATGTGCGACAGCCTGCCCGCGGCGCAGGAGCGGCTCGACGCGTTCGACGTGGAGGCGGCGGAGCGCGGGCTGTTCGTGGAGTAG
- a CDS encoding purine-cytosine permease family protein, translating into MAELVERRSIDVVPDEERHGTAFSQFTLWLGANLQITTLVTGGLAVVFGGDVVWSVLGLLAGNLAGGAVMALHSAQGPKLGMPQMISSRAQFGVKGAVVPLALVIVMYIGFFASGTVLAGQAVGELTHLGDVTGIIIFALVTAVVAAIGYRVIHTLGRVASVICVLAFLYLGVRLLGKIDLGTVVSENHSFHLPMFLLAMALSASWQLAFGPYVADYSRYLPRSTSGRATFWWTLGGTTLGSQWSMTFGVLIAATAGDAFVDNQVGYVVGLGGTGLIASFLYFVIALGKLTINVLDTYGGFMSIVTSVSGFRGQKEVTQRGRSLYIAGIMIAGTVVALIGRNSFLDSFKDFLLFLLTFFTPWSAINLVDYYLISRERYDVPALFDATGRYGGWRWQALTVYGIGLVAQFPFLSTGFYTGPLVDPLGGADISWIVGLIVPAVLYWLISGRGRDTGTFDGAALPEQGAAEASLSR; encoded by the coding sequence ATGGCCGAGCTGGTAGAGCGGCGCTCCATCGACGTCGTACCCGACGAGGAGCGGCACGGCACCGCCTTCTCCCAGTTCACCCTCTGGCTCGGGGCCAACCTCCAGATCACGACCCTGGTCACGGGTGGTCTCGCGGTGGTCTTCGGCGGGGACGTGGTGTGGTCGGTCCTGGGACTGCTCGCCGGGAACCTGGCCGGTGGCGCCGTCATGGCACTGCACTCGGCCCAGGGCCCGAAGCTCGGCATGCCGCAGATGATCTCGTCGCGGGCGCAGTTCGGCGTCAAGGGCGCCGTCGTACCACTGGCCCTGGTCATCGTCATGTACATCGGCTTCTTCGCCAGTGGCACGGTGCTCGCGGGGCAGGCGGTCGGTGAACTGACCCACCTCGGCGATGTCACCGGCATCATCATCTTCGCCCTCGTCACCGCCGTGGTCGCGGCCATCGGCTACCGGGTGATCCACACTCTCGGCCGGGTCGCGAGCGTCATCTGCGTACTGGCCTTCCTCTATCTGGGCGTCCGGCTGCTCGGCAAGATCGACCTCGGTACGGTCGTCTCCGAGAACCACTCCTTCCACCTGCCGATGTTCCTGCTGGCGATGGCGCTCTCCGCCTCCTGGCAGCTCGCCTTCGGCCCGTACGTCGCGGACTACTCGCGCTATCTGCCGCGCTCGACGAGCGGCCGGGCCACCTTCTGGTGGACGCTCGGCGGCACCACGCTGGGCTCGCAGTGGTCGATGACGTTCGGCGTACTGATCGCCGCGACGGCGGGTGACGCCTTCGTGGACAACCAGGTCGGCTACGTGGTGGGGCTCGGCGGGACCGGCCTGATCGCCTCGTTCCTCTACTTCGTGATCGCCCTCGGCAAGCTCACCATCAATGTGCTCGACACCTACGGCGGCTTCATGTCGATCGTGACCAGCGTCAGCGGCTTCCGCGGCCAGAAAGAGGTCACACAGCGCGGCCGGAGCCTGTACATCGCGGGAATCATGATCGCGGGCACGGTGGTCGCCCTCATCGGCAGGAACTCCTTCCTCGACTCGTTCAAGGACTTCCTGCTCTTCCTGCTGACCTTCTTCACCCCGTGGTCGGCGATCAACCTGGTCGACTACTACCTGATCTCACGCGAACGCTACGACGTGCCCGCGCTGTTCGACGCGACGGGACGCTACGGCGGCTGGCGCTGGCAGGCGCTCACCGTCTACGGGATCGGTCTGGTCGCCCAGTTCCCGTTCCTCTCCACCGGCTTCTACACCGGCCCGCTGGTGGACCCGCTGGGCGGCGCGGACATCTCCTGGATCGTGGGACTGATCGTGCCCGCCGTCCTGTACTGGCTGATCTCGGGCCGCGGGCGCGACACGGGCACCTTCGACGGAGCGGCCCTGCCGGAGCAGGGAGCGGCGGAGGCGTCGCTCAGCCGCTGA
- a CDS encoding ABC transporter ATP-binding protein, which yields MQPGEGRAMITFDAVHKRFPNGTTAVDDLSLDMPEGGVTVLVGSSGCGKTTTLRMINRMLDPTSGTIRVGGKDVLEQDAALLRRSIGYVIQQSGLFPHRTVLDNVATVPLLLGWGRRKARARASELLETVGLTAESGKRYPHQLSGGQQQRVGVARALAADPPVLLMDEPFGAVDPVVRTQLQDELMRLQSELNKTIVFVTHDIDEAVRLGDRIAVFRTGGRLVQCAEPGELLARPADAFVADFLGAERGLKLLSLSTLKDVEYEEAATVHADEPAPSRTSGGPRWLLVLSPARTPLGWLDTDEHDGGGTAAAAPLLPVRPLRGTDSLLSALNESVASPSGLVARVDDSGALMGVISREEIHTHAGRTHTAAARPSGSAV from the coding sequence ATGCAGCCGGGCGAGGGACGAGCGATGATCACATTTGACGCAGTGCACAAACGGTTCCCGAACGGTACGACCGCTGTCGACGACCTGAGCCTCGACATGCCCGAGGGCGGTGTGACGGTCCTCGTCGGCTCCTCCGGATGCGGCAAGACCACCACGCTCAGAATGATCAACCGCATGCTCGACCCCACCTCAGGGACCATCAGGGTGGGCGGCAAGGATGTACTCGAACAGGACGCGGCGCTGCTCAGGCGCTCCATCGGCTATGTGATCCAGCAGTCGGGGCTCTTCCCGCACCGCACGGTCCTCGACAATGTGGCGACCGTGCCACTGCTGCTCGGCTGGGGCCGCAGAAAGGCGCGGGCGCGCGCGTCCGAACTACTGGAGACGGTGGGCCTGACCGCCGAGTCGGGCAAGCGCTACCCGCATCAGCTCTCCGGCGGCCAGCAGCAACGGGTGGGCGTGGCCAGGGCGTTGGCGGCCGACCCGCCCGTGCTCCTGATGGACGAGCCGTTCGGCGCGGTCGACCCGGTCGTCCGCACCCAGCTCCAGGACGAACTGATGCGGCTACAGAGCGAGTTGAACAAGACCATCGTCTTCGTCACGCACGACATCGACGAGGCCGTCCGGCTAGGCGACCGCATAGCGGTCTTCCGCACCGGCGGCCGGCTCGTGCAGTGCGCCGAACCCGGGGAGCTGCTCGCCCGCCCCGCCGACGCCTTCGTGGCGGACTTCCTCGGCGCGGAACGCGGCCTGAAACTCCTGTCGTTGAGCACGCTCAAGGACGTGGAGTACGAGGAGGCGGCCACCGTGCACGCGGACGAGCCCGCGCCCTCCCGTACCTCGGGCGGACCGCGCTGGCTCCTGGTCCTCTCGCCCGCGCGTACGCCGCTGGGCTGGCTCGACACCGACGAGCACGACGGGGGCGGGACAGCGGCGGCCGCCCCGCTCCTCCCCGTACGCCCGCTGCGGGGCACCGACTCGCTGCTCTCCGCCCTCAACGAGTCCGTGGCCTCCCCGAGCGGCCTCGTCGCCCGCGTCGACGACTCGGGCGCCCTGATGGGCGTCATCTCGCGCGAGGAGATCCACACCCACGCGGGCCGCACGCACACGGCCGCCGCACGCCCCTCGGGCAGTGCCGTATGA
- a CDS encoding ABC transporter permease — protein MSVEWSWIADHAGDLTTLALSHLQAALSAVFFGLLIALPLAVVAHRIRPLRGFLLGLSNILFTIPSIAVFVLLLPVSGLTRTTTVIGLTIYTLTVLLRNTVEGLDAVPARAREASKAMGTRPLRTLLTVELPLALPVIMAGVRIATIMSISLVSVATYIGDGGLGQLFTDGFQRDFPTPVVAGVVLTLLLALVADALLVAVQYALTPWTRKRGA, from the coding sequence ATGAGCGTCGAATGGTCGTGGATAGCGGATCACGCGGGCGATCTGACCACCCTCGCCCTCTCCCACCTGCAAGCGGCGCTCTCCGCCGTCTTCTTCGGCCTGCTGATCGCCCTGCCGCTCGCCGTCGTCGCCCACCGGATCCGTCCGCTGCGCGGCTTCCTCCTCGGGCTCTCCAACATCCTCTTCACCATCCCGTCCATCGCCGTCTTCGTGCTGCTGCTGCCGGTCTCGGGACTGACCCGTACGACCACGGTCATCGGCCTGACGATCTACACCCTGACGGTCCTGCTCAGGAACACCGTCGAAGGGCTCGACGCGGTGCCCGCGCGGGCACGGGAGGCGTCCAAGGCCATGGGAACCCGGCCACTGCGCACCCTGCTGACCGTCGAACTCCCCCTCGCCCTCCCGGTCATCATGGCGGGTGTGCGGATCGCGACGATCATGTCGATCTCGCTGGTCTCGGTCGCCACGTACATCGGCGACGGCGGTCTCGGGCAGCTCTTCACCGACGGCTTCCAGCGCGACTTCCCGACGCCCGTGGTGGCCGGGGTGGTGCTGACGCTGCTGCTCGCGCTGGTGGCGGACGCGCTCCTCGTCGCCGTGCAGTACGCGCTCACCCCCTGGACCAGGAAGCGAGGTGCCTGA